Genomic window (Brachyspira sp. SAP_772):
ATTTTATTTTGGATTAATTATGTTAAAGAGATTAATATTTATAATTTTATCTTTAAATATTTTGTGTTTAAATAATTTATATTCTCAGGAYTATAATGAAGAAGAGCAAAATCCTCCTATAGATATTCCTATTATTAAGGCTATTGCTGAAGATGATATTAATACTTTAAAAAATATTATAAATAGCGGTGAAGATTTAGAGATTAGAGATGAGCAGGGCAATACTCCTTTAATATGGGCGGCACTTTATGGAAATGTTGATATAGTAAGAGAGCTTATTAATGCTAATGTAAATATTAATAATACTAACAATTTTGGAAATACTGCTTTGATGGGTGCTGTGCTTGAGGGGCATTATTCTACAATTAAACTTTTATTAGATAATAAAGCAAACATTAATACAACAAACAATGATGGCTGGTCTGCTTTAATGTGGTCTTCTGTGAGRGGGAATATTGATATTTTTAATTTGCTTATAGAATATGGKGCWGATATTAATGTTGCTGATAAGAATGGTAATACTCCTTTGATGATAGCTTCTGATTCTGCTTATATAGAGATTGTTGAAAGGCTTATAATGTTAAAAGTTGATGTGAATCAGGCAAATGGTTTGGGAGATAATGCTTTACTTATGGCTTCTATATCTGGAAATGTTGATATTGTGAGGAAGTTAATTGCTGCTGGGGCTAATGTTCATTTTAGAGGTTCTAATGGAATTACTGCTATAATTTATGCTTCTAGGTTTGGAAGATTAGACATAGTAAAAGAGCTTATAAAAAGTAAAAGTGATGTAAATGTTGYTGCTTCTGACGGTACTACTCCTTTAATTGCTGCTTCTATAGACGGATATAYTGATRTAATAAAAGAACTATTAAGAAAAAAAGCTGATGTTAATAAAACTAACAATTCTGGAT
Coding sequences:
- a CDS encoding ankyrin repeat domain-containing protein; amino-acid sequence: MLKRLIFIILSLNILCLNNLYSQDYNEEEQNPPIDIPIIKAIAEDDINTLKNIINSGEDLEIRDEQGNTPLIWAALYGNVDIVRELINANVNINNTNNFGNTALMGAVLEGHYSTIKLLLDNKANINTTNNDGWSALMWSSVRGNIDIFNLLIEYGADINVADKNGNTPLMIASDSAYIEIVERLIMLKVDVNQANGLGDNALLMASISGNVDIVRKLIAAGANVHFRGSNGITAIIYASRFGRLDIVKELIKSKSDVNVXASDGTTPLIAASIDGYXDXIKELLRKKADVNKTNNSG